A window of Rhipicephalus microplus isolate Deutch F79 chromosome X, USDA_Rmic, whole genome shotgun sequence genomic DNA:
ATGCTTCCTGTCGAGCTTAGTGTTAATAGAATTGAAAAACTATTGAAGGACGTTGATGAGAGTAAATCTAGTGGTCCACATGGAATTTCTCCGCGTGTACTGAAGCGTTGTGCGGGGCCAATTTCTATGTATCTTTATGCAATGTTTGAAAGATCTTGAACGACAGGTAccttaccacatgactggaaaattgcgcacgtggtaccgatacacaaaggtgggtccaaaaaagacgctagtaattatagaccaatatcgcttacatctatcccgtgtaaaatcctcgaacatattttatacaaagaaataataactcATTTAAACAAGCATAAGTTACTAATCAACaagcagcatggatttcgcagaGGGCTGTCTTGCAGAACACAATTAGTCGAATTTTATCATGATGTAATATCGGGTGTCGATACTGTAGGACAATTTGACGGTGTGTTCTTAGATTTTCGGAAAGCGTTTGACACGGTGTCACATTCACTCTTACTGTTTAAGCTTACCACCCTGAACATTGATAAGACTGTTTTTAAATGGATCGAATGTTACCTTTCCCAAAGAACACAAACCGTAGTACTGAATGGAAAATGCTCCGAATACACCGATGTTACCTCAGGGGTCCCACAAGGCTCCGTCCTGGGTCcgctattgtttttaatttatgttaatgatatctctGCAGGAATTTCATCTTCTATACGGTGGTTTGCGTACAGAAACATTTTTGATCACAATGATGTATTAGAACTTCAGAAAGACTTATCGCTCATTCATAGCTGGTGTaccaaatggaaaatgaatttgaaTATAACAAATGTGTGTTTGTcgtatgctttaacacaaaaCCTACTGTCCGAACACTGTTTAAATGCCCATTACTAATACAAAACGCATGTGAGCCTCTCGTCTGTGTCCCTTCTGTATCCTTCAGTCTTTTCAGTCGCGCACTATATGTGTCACGGCACCTCAACAGTCATAAATTGAATGAAAGCATACCGCGAAGCTTTGCAGCCGGTAGGCCTTGATGGTATGAGCGCTCCGCCGGCTGTTTCCTTGTCCCTCCAGCTTTTAGGTGAAAGATGTCCTTCCCAATCCTCGCTGTCTGTGGCACCACGGGGGCAATAGGCAGTAGAGGATGCTGTGGACTCCCTAAGGAGAAAGTTATGTAGCACTATGCATGCTCCGATGTATGCCTTCATATTAACTTCTTTCGCCTTAATGGGTCGGCACAGCACCCTCAACCTTTGTGCCAGAATGTCAAAGGTATTCTCAATAGTGCGGCGTGCCCTGGACATCCTATAATTGAAGACGCGATGCTCGTAGGACTTGTCGTCGTCTTCATGCAGTGCTGAAAAGGACAACACTGAACATTGTAGCAAAAACAAGCTCACAAGCTTTATGTAACATAACGCTATCATTCGTGATAACAAATGAAACATGCAGTGAGCCGTGCACTGTCACAAAGGTCCAGCAAAGATGGTAACTTGCCATCACAGATGTTTCTGTAAGAGACCTTCAAAGACCCCGATAAACTATAACTCTAGTTACCTACATACGTGCAAGAAAAAAATCTCAAAATTCAAAACAATGATCACACAAGGAAGCAGAATTAAGCGCACTAGTCGCCAATGTGTGCTTAAAGAGTATGCCCTTGTTTTGCTCCTCATTCTGAGTTTTGGCGGCTGTTCTCGCATTGCACCAACCGAACCATTTTTGCATACTTatgaagcacgattacctactCAAACACTTCTCTATTGCATATTGCTTTTAACAAATCTCACAGGTCATTTGTCGAGTCATATAATAACGAAATTTTTACCTCTATTTTTTTCAAATGTAAGCAGCGAGGCCCTGCGTTCACCCGTGTTTGAGGCATCATTCAGACCACATACTGCTCGGGTGTAATGTGTTGTAATTGTACTAGTGCAAACACCTTCTTTCCCACAACATTAAACATGTGTCCAATCACGAGAGAGGTGGGCCAACATTTTTCCCTAAACTTCACGCATAGTCTACATTTCCACAGACACATCACGGTGCAACAATTCCTTAGTAAAATTAAGATGACACGTAACAGCTAAAATTCAATGGCTTTAGTCCTGAAAGCTTGTTCTGTTACTTACAAAATAGTAAACACAAACAGGTAATGATGTCTTGAGCCACCTATTTGATGTCCAAAATCACAACAGGGATCATTGTAGCCTACCTTCTGCAAAGCTCTTGCACATAAATTGAAAAAATCTAAGCCTTTCTTTCATACATTCTTAACTTACTCCGTCTTGCGTATGGCCACAATACGTACTCCTTCAACGGGAAGGCCTCGTCTCCGACGAAGAAGTAAGAGAGGGGACCATCGTTGCCCATGGTGCTCACTGGTGGCAAGCTCAGTGCTCcttgcaaaatattttttgggAGATTGCAGCGGGAGAAAATCCCACCGTCACTTTCACTTCCAGAGTGCCCGAATTCCACGTATATGAACCTGGGTGCAAAAGTACTGTAGCTATAAGACTTTCAGCAAAGGCCAGCCACCAATACTTAGAGCATGTCTTGAAACCCATTGTCTTTCTATGAAAAATGTTGTTTGACCATGCACTGTAACTGCGTCCGCATGCAATACTCATTGTTACGTCAGTGGTGCACAAAATAACTAGACACCTATATTGTTTTGTGCAGCATTCATCTCTAATGAGTTACCAAGTTGCGCAGCAGTCCGCCACTCTCAAGGATGGGCTACTGTGTAGCCTTCTAAAGTTCTATGTACACGCATGCACACATGGCAAAGGAAAATCATACACATCACTCAACCTCTTGAATATCACTTGTTACTTTGCGCAATAATGAAATTGTCAACACCTAGGCTCATAATGTTGATGCTACCTTACTAGTGTACACATTTCAATACAAGAACCCAGAATCACCTGTATTATGCATCACACACAGCAAGCAGCGACTTGCTGAATGAGCCCTTATAATTGAAGTCCACAGACCCGGAGTTCGCAGGGCACTCTATGGTCACATACTTGCCATCTATAGCACCGAGGCAGTGAGGGATGTTCCACCTCTCGTGAAATTCTTGTGAAATCTACGAAAAAAATCCAACAAATTATCACCTTCACACACGTTGCCACTGCTACGAAATGTACATCTGGCTGCTTCAAATACTCAAAACTTTTTGTAGCCAAAAAGCATTTGTAGCTAAATATGTGCCTCTCCTGAAGGGACTCTTAAGTCAATATGACAAAGGTTATGACACTGATGCTATGCCAAACAGGTTGCCTACAGGTTTTACAATAATCTCTGATAGGCAACCTGCATATTCTATTGAAACTGAATGTTTACTTCTATTATATGCAAGTTATTGAGTACTAATGAATATAAAGCCCATGGTGCAATGCATTTTGCATATGATTATCCTCATGTGCTCCCCTGTGTTGAAAGGGTCAGGACTACGATGAGCTAAACATAAGCACATCATTCCCAGTTTAGTTCAACATACATTTCTCCCTTCCTGTAAAGGTGTGTTTCCAGTGTTTTGCCACAATATATTTGAGTTAACATAGGCTGATCGGGCTTCCATTGCACTTCTTACATGCAAGCACATTCACTTTTTCATGTCATTTCTCAGTTAAAACCGAACTCTCACACATCAGCCATGAGTATTTTGGTGGAAAACGTTGCAATGTTACACACTCCTTTAATGACTGAGTTACCTTTACGTTGCGTTGTATCGACTTTGCCAGTAAAGCTGCTGCTATTGAGTTGTGTGTCAACCACCTTCACCCTGAACACACGATAACTTGTCTCACCAATGCATACACAAATCTATCAAATAGCGATTTTATGTCCTTGCTTGTTCCAATATATTGTGCAATGCCTAAAAGGCAGTGTCCTGAAGTGTATGCTATTTTGGCAACGTTCCAGCAACATTTCAATTACACCACACAAAGTAGCACAAGACAGGAATGTGTCAATATCGTTGCTGCAAAAATGCTGGAAATACTAGCCTGCCATGCCTTCATCCACTCATCTGTTGTTGAAGGGTGCCGGAGGTACAGTGGCTGAAGTACAAGCCAAAGGGCCCCACTGACCTCCGACAGTATGGAGGAAACGGTTGATCTTCCCGCTGGGAAGTTGAAGGCCACGTCTCTCTGGGTTTTGCCTGTCACCAGAAACCTGGCAAGGCAATGAGATGcagcaatgaaataaataaatacactgaAATTAGCATGCATTAGGTACACTACTAGGTCCTTATGACGGCAATCCTTTCAGATAGAGCTTTCTTTGTTAATTGAGCACCTTCACTAATTACTTTACAGGTGACTGGACATTTAACATTTAGAACCTGACTGCACTGTTTGTGCACTCTGCAAGCTGTCGTATATGCAGTGAATATTTCTGTGCGTACACATTTTGGCGAATCATAAGCATGCATCAATCTTTTCATGGAAGAGCGTACGTGCTCATATCACTCAGGTTGAAGAAGGGCAACCTAAACGTACCTGTAGCAATTTGCTTAGCATGGATTTCTGAAAAGCTGTAAATTCAAGGAGAACCTATTTCACAAAACGTACATCACTCAAGTCTATTGTTTAAATTGCTTTCACACAATGTGCTACCGTCCACAATACGTTTTGCCACTGCGCTACTGTCCACAGTGTTTTGGGTCACTGTCAATTTAACAGAACATACGTATAATTGTTGCAAGGTGCAGGGGTTAAATGCTGCCCATGTTTGTGAGAAATTTCGCATGTGTACTTGTGCAAACACACACCGTCGTGCATGCAGATACATAAAGGGTGGTTGAATGAACCTCCTCCCTCCCCGAagctgaaaaatatttttggcatgAATACTCTTTGAGTGCCTTGAACAGCATATCAATTTGTCCTAACAATTTGTGCATAATTGTACTCGCAAAGCTTAGGATtgtgtttcacttattttataacatCA
This region includes:
- the LOC142776401 gene encoding uncharacterized protein LOC142776401, encoding MSRARRTIENTFDILAQRLRVLCRPIKAKEVNMKAYIGACIVLHNFLLRESTASSTAYCPRGATDSEDWEGHLSPKSWRDKETAGGALIPSRPTGCKASRYAKKVRDKLAHYFVTDGQVPWQDRVVNST